From Glycine soja cultivar W05 chromosome 4, ASM419377v2, whole genome shotgun sequence, the proteins below share one genomic window:
- the LOC114410347 gene encoding alcohol dehydrogenase 1-like, whose amino-acid sequence MSSTAGQVIKCKAAVSWEAGKPLVIEEVEVAPPQAGEVRLKILYTSLCHTDVYFWEAKGQTPLFPRIFGHEAGGIVESVGEGVTHLKPGDHALPVFTGECGDCPHCKSEESNMCDLLRINTDRGVMIHDSQTRFSIKGQPIYHFVGTSTFSEYTVVHAGCVAKVNPAAPLDKICVLSCGICTGLGATINVAKPKPGSSVAIFGLGAVGLAAAEGARISGASRIIGVDLVSSRFEEAKKFGVNEFVNPKDHDKPVQEVIAAMTNGGVDRAVECTGSIQAMISAFECVHDGWGVAVLVGVPNKDDAFKTHPVNFLNERTLKGTFYGNYKPRTDLPSVVEKYMNGELELEKFITHTVPFSEINKAFDYMLKGESIRCIIRMGE is encoded by the exons ATGTCGAGCACAGCTGGCCAAGTCATCAAATGCAAAG CTGCGGTTTCATGGGAGGCAGGGAAGCCACTTGTGATTGAAGAAGTAGAGGTTGCGCCACCACAAGCTGGTGAAGTGCGTTTGAAGATCCTCTACACCTCTCTTTGCCACACTGATGTTTACTTCTGGGAAGCTAAG GGCCAAACTCCATTGTTTCCTCGTATATTTGGTCATGAAGCTGGAGG GATTGTGGAGAGCGTAGGTGAGGGTGTGACTCATCTGAAACCAGGGGACCATGCCCTCCCTGTGTTTACCGGGGAGTGTGGGGACTGCCCTCATTGCAAGTCAGAGGAGAGCAACATGTGTGATCTTCTCAGGATCAACACTGATAGGGGTGTCATGATCCATGATAGCCAAACAAGGTTTTCTATAAAGGGACAACCTATTTACCATTTTGTTGGTACCTCTACATTCAGTGAATACACTGTTGTTCATGCTGGATGTGTTGCCAAAGTCAACCCTGCTGCCCCACTTGACAAAATCTGTGTTCTCAGTTGTGGAATTTGCACAG GTCTTGGGGCCACTATCAATGTTGCAAAACCAAAACCTGGTTCTTCTGTTGCCATTTTTGGACTTGGAGCTGTTGGCCTTGCC GCTGCTGAAGGGGCAAGGATTTCTGGTGCATCAAGAATCATTGGGGTTGATTTAGTTTCTAGCAGATTTGAAGAAG CTAAGAAGTTTGGGGTCAATGAATTTGTGAACCCAAAAGATCATGACAAACCTGTACAAGAG GTGATTGCTGCAATGACAAATGGGGGTGTGGATCGTGCTGTTGAATGTACTGGCAGCATCCAAGCCATGATCTCAGCATTCGAATGCGTCCACGAT GGTTGGGGTGTTGCTGTACTTGTTGGAGTGCCAAACAAAGATGATGCATTCAAAACTCATCCAGTGAATTTCTTGAATGAGAGGACTCTAAAGGGTACCTTCTATGGAAACTACAAACCCCGCACTGACCTTCCTTCTGTTGTGGAGAAGTACATGAATGGG GAATTGGAACTGGAGAAATTCATCACTCACACAGTTCCATTCTCTGAGATTAACAAGGCTTTTGATTACATGCTGAAAGGGGAGTCCATCAGATGCATCATTCGTATGGGGGAGTAA